A section of the Armatimonadota bacterium genome encodes:
- a CDS encoding acyltransferase family protein: MATPSQEPKASIAWLDSARIVALFAVVVIHASAPVMEDHAIGSMAWWFANAWDALSRWCVPVLVMISGALLLDPSKQESLSTFYGKRMSRILVPTLFWSAFYLGWTALRERAKGHPVSPQELLGSLLDGAPYYHMWFMFMLVFLYLFTPYLRKVVAGCSRSELSILTAVLFVYAAGVQGYREYNQIGSGPFPLWFLSYLPYFLMGYLVRTDKRKPSKAMLAAAWLLFCCATAGGYFAVLSQRGQTNYDYFYGYFSVTVIPCSIAMMYLLKDWTLPGRAANFAKSTAGLTFGVYLIHAAILGVIGQSPLSPSRFLAGASIPLASAGAFLLALVMAIGISKVPVLRRTI, from the coding sequence ATGGCCACACCCTCCCAAGAACCCAAGGCATCCATCGCTTGGCTTGATAGCGCGCGCATCGTTGCGCTGTTTGCCGTTGTGGTCATCCATGCTTCAGCGCCCGTGATGGAAGACCACGCGATCGGATCGATGGCCTGGTGGTTTGCGAACGCTTGGGACGCCCTCAGCCGGTGGTGCGTGCCCGTGCTGGTGATGATCAGCGGCGCACTCCTCCTGGACCCCTCCAAACAAGAGTCGCTCAGCACCTTCTATGGCAAGAGAATGTCGAGGATCCTTGTCCCGACGCTCTTCTGGTCGGCATTCTATCTGGGCTGGACCGCCCTCCGCGAGCGGGCGAAGGGCCATCCCGTGAGTCCACAAGAACTCCTGGGGAGCCTGCTGGACGGGGCTCCTTACTATCACATGTGGTTCATGTTCATGCTGGTGTTCCTATACCTGTTCACGCCGTACCTGCGAAAAGTCGTGGCAGGATGCAGCCGGAGTGAGCTGTCGATCTTAACGGCCGTGTTGTTCGTCTACGCGGCGGGCGTACAAGGGTATCGAGAATACAACCAGATAGGCTCGGGACCCTTTCCACTCTGGTTCCTTTCGTACCTCCCCTATTTCCTCATGGGCTACTTGGTGCGAACCGACAAAAGGAAACCCTCAAAGGCCATGCTCGCCGCCGCCTGGCTGCTCTTCTGCTGCGCGACCGCCGGTGGCTACTTCGCCGTGCTGTCTCAACGTGGGCAGACGAACTACGACTACTTCTATGGCTACTTCAGCGTGACGGTCATCCCATGCTCGATCGCGATGATGTACTTGCTCAAAGACTGGACCTTGCCCGGGCGGGCCGCCAACTTCGCAAAGTCGACCGCAGGACTCACGTTTGGCGTCTATTTGATCCACGCAGCGATCCTGGGAGTGATCGGGCAATCGCCGCTCAGCCCGAGCCGCTTCCTGGCTGGGGCATCGATCCCTCTCGCGTCGGCAGGGGCCTTCCTCTTGGCCCTGGTCATGGCAATTGGTATCTCCAAAGTCCCGGTGCTGCGGCGAACGATCTAG
- a CDS encoding glycosyltransferase family 4 protein, which produces MPNSPKATPLCILTPVIGQASETFVRGHVEEVLSGGTSVVCLRRQTASKRAWDASGPVLELEGDAPKWVRLWRRIYRLTLGKAAEAKKIARFLKEHQVEAVMVEYLDVTWRYLPALKAAGVRVYGRGLGYDVSSYLKDPKWVERYQALNAIDGIFVVSSHLKDRLVKVGIKDSIIETIPCGSHYRAEWRERTRGPEFRLVAVGRLVGKKAPHLTIEAVSMALKTCPNMRLDLVGYGALMSECLAAVERLGVGSQVTLHGAKPHTFVGELMAKADLFVQHSRVDPETGDEEGLPVAVLEAMSMGLPVVSTRHAGIMDAVVEGKTGILVDEGDLSGMAAAIERLYNSQQECLTMGKAGYERVQAGFSFEVERRRLLECMGLDS; this is translated from the coding sequence ATGCCCAACAGCCCCAAGGCCACGCCCCTTTGCATCCTGACCCCTGTTATCGGGCAAGCCTCGGAGACCTTCGTTCGCGGGCACGTCGAGGAGGTCTTGTCTGGCGGGACCAGCGTGGTATGCCTCAGAAGGCAGACCGCGAGCAAGAGGGCCTGGGACGCGTCGGGTCCGGTTCTTGAGCTTGAGGGCGACGCTCCCAAATGGGTGCGCCTGTGGCGGCGGATCTACCGCCTCACGCTTGGCAAGGCCGCCGAGGCCAAGAAGATTGCGCGCTTTCTGAAGGAGCACCAGGTCGAAGCGGTGATGGTGGAGTATCTCGACGTCACCTGGAGATACCTCCCCGCGCTCAAGGCGGCGGGCGTCCGCGTCTACGGCAGGGGGCTTGGCTACGACGTCAGTTCGTACCTCAAGGACCCCAAGTGGGTGGAACGGTATCAGGCACTGAATGCGATTGACGGTATTTTCGTCGTATCTTCGCACCTGAAGGACCGTCTGGTGAAAGTCGGGATCAAGGATTCGATCATCGAGACCATCCCGTGCGGCAGCCACTATAGGGCTGAATGGAGGGAGCGAACGCGCGGCCCCGAGTTTCGGCTGGTCGCCGTGGGTCGTTTGGTAGGCAAGAAAGCTCCCCACTTGACGATCGAGGCCGTTTCGATGGCACTCAAGACCTGCCCCAACATGCGGCTCGACCTGGTGGGCTACGGCGCCCTGATGTCCGAGTGCCTGGCGGCCGTAGAGCGGTTGGGGGTCGGCTCGCAAGTCACCCTTCACGGGGCCAAGCCGCACACCTTTGTGGGTGAACTCATGGCCAAGGCGGACCTGTTCGTCCAGCACAGCCGCGTCGACCCCGAAACGGGCGACGAAGAGGGTCTTCCGGTCGCCGTGCTGGAAGCGATGTCCATGGGTTTGCCGGTGGTTTCAACTCGCCATGCGGGCATCATGGACGCCGTCGTCGAGGGCAAGACGGGAATCCTGGTGGATGAGGGGGACCTGTCTGGAATGGCGGCGGCGATCGAGCGGCTTTACAACTCGCAACAAGAATGCCTCACGATGGGAAAGGCCGGATATGAGAGGGTGCAAGCGGGGTTTTCGTTCGAGGTCGAGCGCCGCAGGCTTTTGGAGTGCATGGGGCTCGATAGCTGA
- a CDS encoding glycosyltransferase family 4 protein, whose protein sequence is MDPLRIVVAHNRYKLRGGEDGVFEAEVAMLKGAGHLVTTYDVHNRQVEDISRLELLQNTFWSRKSYRELYALVKEHRADIVHFHNTLPLISPAGYYAARRAGAATVQTLHNFRVTCVNGLLFRDGHVCEACVGKSFAWPGVMHSCYRESRTASAIVAAMIWYHRKRRTWATQVDQYIALTAFAKAKYTQAGLPAEKISIKPNFVDPDPGVGSHKGGYALFVGRLSHEKGIQRLLTAWAIVPDSLQLKIIGGGPMEDVVADAARRRPNIEWLGQKGPEEVREAMKSAKVLIMPSQCYEGFPLSVTEAFACALPVIVPDHGGMGVIVKSGENGYKFIPSSSQNLAEVVQNVMQDEKALEAVQKRCRSDFIEEYSAPSNIRQMEAVYQKALAERRKER, encoded by the coding sequence ATGGATCCCCTTAGAATCGTGGTAGCCCACAACCGCTATAAGCTGCGTGGTGGAGAGGATGGGGTCTTTGAGGCTGAAGTGGCCATGCTGAAAGGCGCGGGCCATTTGGTCACGACCTACGATGTGCACAACCGTCAGGTGGAGGATATCAGCCGCCTCGAACTGCTCCAAAACACCTTCTGGAGCCGGAAGTCGTATCGAGAGCTCTATGCGCTTGTCAAAGAGCATCGCGCCGACATCGTCCACTTTCACAACACGCTGCCGCTCATTTCTCCCGCAGGCTACTACGCGGCCAGGCGGGCCGGAGCCGCCACCGTTCAGACGCTCCACAATTTTCGCGTCACATGCGTCAACGGGCTTTTGTTCCGCGATGGACACGTCTGTGAGGCCTGCGTCGGCAAGTCCTTTGCGTGGCCCGGCGTCATGCACTCCTGCTATCGGGAGAGCCGGACAGCTTCGGCGATCGTTGCCGCGATGATTTGGTATCACCGAAAGCGGCGGACCTGGGCCACGCAAGTGGACCAGTACATCGCTCTGACCGCCTTTGCCAAGGCCAAGTACACCCAGGCGGGCCTGCCAGCCGAGAAGATCTCGATCAAACCCAACTTTGTGGACCCCGACCCTGGTGTGGGGAGCCACAAGGGCGGCTATGCCCTCTTTGTTGGGCGGCTGTCCCACGAAAAGGGCATCCAGCGCCTGCTCACCGCATGGGCGATCGTTCCGGATTCGCTCCAATTGAAGATCATCGGGGGCGGGCCGATGGAGGACGTCGTGGCCGACGCGGCACGCCGACGGCCTAACATCGAGTGGCTGGGACAGAAAGGGCCGGAAGAAGTTCGCGAAGCCATGAAGAGCGCCAAGGTGCTCATCATGCCTTCCCAGTGCTACGAGGGCTTTCCGCTCTCGGTCACCGAGGCGTTCGCCTGCGCGCTTCCGGTCATCGTTCCCGATCACGGTGGGATGGGCGTGATCGTCAAGTCCGGCGAAAACGGCTATAAGTTCATCCCCTCCAGCTCGCAGAACCTGGCGGAAGTGGTTCAGAACGTCATGCAAGATGAAAAGGCGCTGGAGGCCGTACAGAAGCGCTGCAGGAGCGATTTCATCGAGGAATACTCAGCTCCCAGCAACATCCGGCAGATGGAGGCGGTGTACCAAAAGGCGCTCGCCGAGCGGCGAAAGGAGCGGTGA
- a CDS encoding glycosyltransferase: MARRLAFIDHSFHQKTRSSDFFLELLGTQYEIVRLWDHGWRGGRRVTSEEILQHSPDVILFWQAVGTIPELRKLNRPFIWIPMYDSAINKTASFWALMRTLPVGIVSFCERMTKDLGRLEFDVLPVQYYPETSIQGPPQRVGARNLMIWQRTGIGIDTAAKLIGGQKLDRVVLKVDPDPGYRAQAAKLPKVGSVEVEVVWGHLSKEEYMDLTSLSTIYLAPRKVEGIGMSFLEAMASGSAIVAPNRPTMNEYLEHERTGYLYDLRSPAQIDLEKLDEVRSNGLEALRQGRQTWLKSCDDVLKFVERTDFEGRFMAAFETQAHQWLDRINRVPKYLWNRWF; encoded by the coding sequence ATGGCTAGAAGGCTGGCGTTTATCGATCATTCTTTCCATCAGAAGACCCGTTCGAGCGACTTCTTTCTTGAACTGCTAGGTACCCAGTACGAGATCGTCCGGCTGTGGGACCACGGCTGGCGGGGTGGCCGCCGCGTCACGTCTGAGGAGATTCTGCAGCATTCGCCCGACGTGATCCTCTTCTGGCAGGCGGTCGGCACGATCCCGGAGCTGCGAAAGCTCAATCGGCCGTTCATCTGGATTCCGATGTACGACTCGGCGATCAACAAGACCGCATCGTTTTGGGCTTTGATGCGTACGCTCCCCGTGGGGATCGTGTCCTTCTGCGAGCGGATGACCAAAGACTTGGGGAGGCTGGAATTTGACGTCCTGCCGGTTCAGTACTACCCCGAGACTTCGATTCAAGGCCCTCCGCAGAGGGTCGGCGCCAGAAACCTGATGATCTGGCAGAGAACGGGGATTGGCATCGACACCGCGGCCAAGCTGATCGGCGGCCAAAAGCTCGATCGCGTCGTGCTCAAGGTGGATCCGGACCCCGGATATCGGGCACAGGCCGCCAAATTGCCCAAGGTGGGCAGCGTCGAGGTCGAGGTGGTTTGGGGGCACCTCAGCAAGGAGGAATACATGGACCTCACGTCCCTCAGCACCATCTACCTCGCGCCCAGAAAGGTCGAAGGTATCGGAATGTCTTTCCTGGAGGCGATGGCCTCTGGTTCGGCCATCGTGGCTCCGAACCGGCCGACCATGAACGAATACCTCGAGCATGAGCGGACCGGATATCTCTATGATTTGAGAAGTCCGGCGCAGATCGACCTCGAGAAGCTGGACGAAGTCCGCTCCAATGGCCTTGAGGCGCTGCGTCAAGGCAGACAAACTTGGCTCAAAAGCTGCGACGACGTACTGAAATTCGTCGAACGGACCGATTTTGAAGGTAGGTTCATGGCTGCGTTCGAAACCCAGGCTCACCAGTGGCTCGATCGGATAAACCGAGTTCCGAAGTACTTGTGGAACCGATGGTTCTAG
- a CDS encoding exosortase/archaeosortase family protein has translation MTDHQATMEGPPPREESFVDKAINGALAAYASPGFWPGVALAIGISACYWSLFMGLPDLWDSPDGYYSHGFLVPFISAYIVGKNWEKLRSRPVTFGWLAIPFLLLNFFILRAAFAADLVVLLSFSLVATLMLLTWLIAGFRWMTGLALPILYLLFALPIWTFAIEVYTNPLQSTSTGVAFSLLKLLGFNPMRDQASTTIYLDHFTLDVGVPCSGFKLIIAVTAFTVFFTLIANLRWWSNLVMFGMIIPLGLFINGLRVAMIGMVGDGFGADAGMAFHDWSGYITLLICFFILFKIARGLGWKD, from the coding sequence ATGACAGATCATCAGGCAACCATGGAAGGGCCGCCTCCGCGCGAGGAGTCCTTTGTCGACAAGGCGATCAACGGCGCCCTTGCCGCCTATGCGTCCCCCGGCTTCTGGCCAGGCGTCGCGCTGGCCATTGGCATCTCAGCGTGCTATTGGAGCCTGTTCATGGGTCTTCCAGACCTGTGGGACAGCCCCGACGGCTATTACTCCCACGGATTCCTGGTTCCGTTTATTTCGGCTTATATCGTCGGAAAGAACTGGGAGAAGCTGAGGTCCCGTCCGGTGACCTTCGGATGGCTGGCCATTCCGTTCCTATTGCTCAACTTCTTCATCCTGCGTGCGGCCTTTGCGGCGGACCTTGTGGTCCTTCTCTCGTTCAGCTTGGTGGCCACCCTGATGCTCCTGACGTGGCTGATCGCGGGCTTCCGTTGGATGACCGGGCTCGCGCTGCCCATCCTCTACCTCTTGTTCGCGCTTCCCATCTGGACGTTCGCCATCGAGGTCTATACGAACCCTCTTCAGAGCACCTCGACCGGCGTCGCCTTCAGCCTGCTCAAGCTGCTCGGCTTCAACCCAATGCGCGATCAGGCCAGCACGACGATCTACCTGGACCACTTCACGCTCGATGTCGGAGTTCCCTGCAGCGGCTTCAAGCTGATCATCGCGGTCACGGCCTTTACGGTGTTCTTCACCCTGATCGCCAACCTAAGGTGGTGGTCAAACCTGGTGATGTTCGGCATGATCATCCCGCTGGGGCTGTTCATCAACGGGCTCCGCGTGGCCATGATTGGCATGGTCGGTGATGGGTTTGGTGCCGACGCGGGGATGGCGTTCCACGATTGGAGCGGCTACATTACGCTGCTCATCTGCTTCTTCATCTTGTTCAAAATCGCACGAGGTCTGGGATGGAAGGACTGA
- a CDS encoding exosortase-associated EpsI family protein yields the protein MEGLKKRIYVIALALILVGAFNTYAGITSSSEPKTEAWMEERAPDVVLNMGYATSADNPEQSYRMDETTYKTLTPYGIVARSYSGKSGDFDAVLIASRSRSSFHDPRVCFTAQRWKILDERPIMIETKTRGTIPATLVVMEGPRTRQIAAYFYRGPTGFKGSTVQLKFDMFVQRLLGRSDVDGVFYRFIPGNTNCTEEELKHFIAEYLEEAKKSSGGYF from the coding sequence ATGGAAGGACTGAAAAAACGTATCTATGTCATCGCGCTTGCGTTGATCCTCGTTGGGGCATTCAACACCTATGCGGGCATCACGTCGTCGAGCGAACCCAAGACGGAAGCCTGGATGGAAGAGCGCGCACCCGACGTGGTCCTGAACATGGGTTACGCGACCAGCGCGGACAATCCCGAACAGTCCTACCGGATGGACGAGACCACATACAAGACCTTGACGCCTTACGGCATCGTCGCACGGTCCTATTCGGGCAAATCGGGGGACTTTGACGCGGTGCTCATTGCCAGCCGCAGCCGGTCCAGCTTTCACGATCCCAGGGTCTGCTTCACCGCGCAGCGCTGGAAGATCCTCGATGAGAGGCCCATCATGATTGAGACCAAGACTCGGGGCACGATTCCGGCGACCCTCGTTGTGATGGAGGGGCCGCGAACCCGGCAGATTGCGGCTTATTTCTATCGAGGTCCGACTGGCTTCAAGGGCTCAACCGTTCAGCTCAAGTTCGACATGTTCGTCCAGCGCTTGTTGGGCCGATCGGACGTGGATGGCGTCTTCTATCGGTTCATCCCGGGAAACACGAACTGCACCGAAGAGGAGCTGAAGCACTTCATCGCCGAGTATCTGGAAGAGGCCAAGAAAAGCAGCGGCGGCTACTTCTAG
- a CDS encoding response regulator, whose product MARVLVIDDEEDVLLAVTRRLKRDGIDVTPAANSEQGTLKILQADAPYDVVITDMSMENPESGLEVLQAAFSRDLLAEVIVMTAYGNVANAVECMRRGAFDYVEKNKPGVDTFELLAEKVQLAMNQRRRDLKTLGMWEHATQAKG is encoded by the coding sequence GTGGCAAGAGTTCTAGTGATCGACGACGAAGAGGACGTGCTGTTGGCCGTCACGCGAAGACTCAAGCGCGACGGGATCGACGTCACCCCGGCCGCCAACTCGGAACAGGGCACTCTGAAGATCCTTCAAGCCGACGCCCCTTATGACGTGGTGATCACGGACATGAGCATGGAGAACCCCGAGAGCGGCCTGGAAGTGCTTCAGGCAGCGTTCTCGCGCGATCTGCTTGCCGAAGTCATCGTGATGACTGCCTACGGGAATGTGGCCAACGCCGTGGAATGCATGCGCCGCGGAGCGTTCGATTACGTCGAGAAGAACAAGCCCGGCGTGGACACCTTTGAGCTTTTGGCGGAGAAGGTGCAGCTAGCGATGAACCAGCGCAGAAGGGACCTCAAGACCCTTGGAATGTGGGAGCACGCGACCCAGGCAAAGGGATAG